The Colletotrichum higginsianum IMI 349063 chromosome 2, whole genome shotgun sequence genome has a segment encoding these proteins:
- a CDS encoding Centromere binding protein B: protein MNHSIMGAATMDQDNHLVQDEDSHMAHNHTFGNDGWSDMSPYGHQNSLSDYGGFAFMPTVSHGLPSESIGRMAPPPAPVQPMQSHQQSHAQLPMLMIPSQPTWPSMLTNPNSYSAPPLGMAPIVAPAPSRPTTRLPNGPQPQQRRVLSDDDRKKMCQYAAEHPNVKQTDIGAMFGVERSTVSKVLRNKEKYLNPEADRSQSPAGRRHNKGKFPDIDRAVAAWVRKQQQAGLTPSDDEILDQAKHFSRTTNGAEASLLKSINTTWLERFKQRNILVSGKLLRRASETNITDHAKLSGSPSLGASAVSPASPTGHPSPLSADRSDEDAVHGLGFVGYGEGGAYKHTNSQSTTSLNSALTDTGNSSFSGSALSPTATFTFSPDPNTGQFLANDPSRQLHGGAGSNFQRPRSQTFPTLDIEYMNQVGATESMTPTYHPASTAPSSALESPVHEMAAPHFCLDTAISSSPHLHHSSSNSSMAGRSTTTPAGSSPTSPTQEDARKAADTLLSYIQSSSGGALLDQTEYMMMIRLTEKLRLQQHQLVKTGAPQSLGILDRIPEGDTEMLPQHPPPMHLETKPEPVVT, encoded by the exons ATGAACCACTCCATCATGGGTGCCGCCACCATGGACCAGGACAATCACCTAGTCCAGGACGAAGACAGCCACATGGCTCACAACCACACCTTCGGCAACGATGGTTGGAGCGATATGAGTCCATACGGACATCAAAATAGTCTCTCAGATTACGGAGGCTTTGCTTTCATGCCAACAGTCAGCCATGGACTGCCGTCCGAATCCATCGGCAGGATGGCTCCTCCGCCAGCTCCTGTCCAGCCAATGCAGTCTCACCAACAATCCCATGCGCAGCTTCCAATGCTCATGATACCCTCTCAACCAACGTGGCCCAGCATGTTGACGAATCCCAACAGCTATTCGGCACCACCCTTAGGAATGGCACCTATAGTTGCTCCGGCGCCTTCGAGACCTACAACACGATTGCCCAACGGCCCACAACCCCAACAGCGCAGGGTGTTGAGCGATGACGACCGGAAAAAGATGTGCCAGTATGCTGCTGAGCATCCCAACGTAAAGCAGACGGATATCGGTGCCATGTTCGGCGTTGAAAGAAG CACCGTATCTAAGGTTCTACGGAATAAGGAGAAGTATCTCAATCCAGAGGCAGACAGAAGTCAGTCTCCCGCTGGCAGGCGGCACAACAAGGGAAAGTTTCCGGATATCGACCGAGCTGTTGCCGCGTGGGTCAGAAAACAGCAACAAGCCGGCTTGACCCCGAGTGACGACGAGATTCTTGATCAAGCAAAGCACTTCTCCCGGACTACCAACGGCGCTGAAGCCAGTCTGCTAAAGTCCATCAACACCACGTGGCTGGAAAGATTCAAGCAGAGAAACATCTTGGTTTCCGGAAAGCTCTTGCGCCGAGCATCTGAAACGAACATTACGGACCACGCAAAGCTCTCTGGCTCTCCGTCCCTTGGAGCATCTGCCGTCTCACCGGCATCCCCAACAGGGCATCCGTCTCCGCTCTCGGCCGATAGAAGCGACGAAGATGCCGTGCATGGTCTTGGGTTCGTCGGTTATGGGGAAGGCGGCGCATACAAGCACACCAACTCGCAAAGCACGACGTCTCTCAACAGCGCCTTGACAGACACAGGCAACTCATCCTTCTCCGGGAGTGCCCTAAGCCCAACAGCAACCTTCACATTCTCTCCCGACCCCAACACTGGGCAGTTTCTTGCCAACGACCCATCCCGCCAGCTGCACGGGGGAGCTGGGTCGAACTTCCAAAGACCGAGGAGCCAGACATTCCCGACTCTCGACATTGAGTACATGAACCAAGTCGGGGCAACAGAGTCAATGACTCCAACGTACCATCCTGCTTCCACAGCACCGTCTTCCGCACTGGAATCGCCTGTCCACGAGATGGCAGCACCGCATTTCTGTCTGGATACTGCCATCTCCTCCTCACCTCATTTGCATCACAGCAGTAGCAACAGCAGCATGGCCGGCCGATCTACCACGACACCTGCAGGTTCTTCCCCAACGTCGCCAACTCAGGAGGATGCCCGAAAGGCCGCAGATACTCTGCTGAGCTACATCCAAAGCAGCAGTGGAGGGGCGCTACTGGATCAAACCGAGTACATGATGATGATAAGATTGACGGAGAAGCTACGATTACAACAGCATCAGCTTGTCAAGACCGGGGCGCCTCAATCGTTGGGTATCTTGGATCGGATTCCTGAGGGAGACACTGAGATGTTGCCACAACACCCGCCCCCAATGCATCTCGAGACCAAACCCGAGCCGGTTGTGACTTAG
- a CDS encoding PXA domain-containing protein, with protein sequence MAEVGTSPGPEVLLPKVTVRTQLTKELVKDPPFLTARRHLWIAATTERLISHTIHQRILDASYLPTLLRSTRAALFPNNAPGVSTLVAPSSDDELRVLRRRCASALLARLPPWLADLYLGGRGLGLRWRPDPPSKTVAAASRVSEAGSSGKVDNGGGEGADGIANNDDDTLSDSDGENGDWQQMLSEIENGILDVLSDEYCNKHLVYSVLELVLVRLMPELTEKGIVELWEERLSL encoded by the exons ATGGCGGAAGTTGGTACATCACCCGGTCCAGAAGTCTTACTTCCCAAGGTTACTGTCAGGACCCAGCTCACGAAGGAGCTTGTCAAGGACCCCCCGTTCCTGACCGCCCGTCGACACCTTTGGATCGCTGCGACGACGGAACG ACTCATTTCGCACACCATTCACCAACGCATCCTCGACGCCTCATATCTGCCGACCCTCCTCCGCTCCACCCGTGCTGCCCTGTTCCCCAACAATGCCCCGGGCGTCTCGACGCTGGTGGCCCCCTCATCTGACGACGAGCTGCGTGTCCTGCGCCGCAGGTGCGCTAGCGCGCTTCTAGCCAGACTCCCGCCCTGGCTGGCCGACCTTTACCTGGGCGGGCGAGGCCTTGGCTTGCGGTGGCGACCCGATCCGCCTTCGAAgactgttgctgctgcctcCCGCGTGAGCGAGGCCGGCAGCTCTGGCAAGGTagacaacggcggcggtgaaggAGCGGACGGCATTGCCAataacgacgacgacactCTCAGtgacagcgacggcgagaatGGCGACTGGCAGCAGATGCTCTCCGAAATCGAGAATGGCATCCTCGACGTCTTATCGGACGAGTACTGCAACAAACACCTGGTGTATAGCGTTTTGGAGCTGGTTTTGGTGAGGCTGATGCCTGAGCTGACGGAAAAGGGCATTGTCGAGCTCTGGGAGGAGCGTCTGAGCTTATGA
- a CDS encoding PXA domain-containing protein → MAMAATVATPRAPTPRPKAPATVSFSTNPAPNIPTPLSTPGGDRSRPPLQGNPSARRSARSTPTDFLSDKATAAFIRRVLCSKHLAERGRATPAPIEELLPPLTSRNDVDLQLYALIAVILREYVQTWYSKITADDTFVNEVVQIIAHCTRALEQRLRKVDLESLLFDELPDLLDRHILAYRAAHDPVSRPPTEIDPREVYHSLCPLAPLSPIPRPEDPSSVTNQQENEAAYRQLLVQGVLAVLLPTEDLENDCLTSLVGQIFSELIIGNVLVNRLSQPWLIYECLIVLTRVLARGGSDPIEEGVTEALAGGSTPAVPKLVRRSWSIQRAFWSLVQWSFIAFTSIRLLITTLAMSSSLPPRSDGDAADKHDMTCQKSDSKTPNPATSSNEARPVQTKTPIVALKLWTCISDWIEMDTRMPWLSGTLSMLQLGAMEGPGRVAGLNGPMDR, encoded by the exons ATGGCCATGGCAGCAACGGTCGCTACCCCTCGCGCCCCGACGCCTCGCCCGAAAGCCCCCGCGACTGTGAGCTTCTCGACCAACCCGGCCCCGAACATCCCAACGCCTCTGTCTAcgcccggcggcgaccgATCCCGTCCTCCGCTACAGGGAAATCCTTCCGCTCGCCGATCCGCCCGGTCTACACCGACAGATTTCCTCTCCGATAaagccaccgccgccttcatCCGTCGCGTCCTTTGCTCCAAGCATCTGGCTGAAAGGGGCAGGGCCACCCCAGCCCCCATCGAGGAGCTGCTACCACCCCTGACTAGCCGGAACGATGTTGATCTGCAACTATACGCACTCATTGCGGTTATTTTGAGGGAGTATGTGCAGACGTGGTACAGCAAGATTACAGCCGACGACACTTTTGTCAACGAAGTCGTTCAGATAATCGCACACTGCACGAGAGCTTTGGAGCAACGGCTACGAAAGGTCGACTTGGAAAGCCTCTTGTTTGATGAGCTGCCTGACTTGCTGGACAGGCACATCCTAG CTTACCGCGCGGCGCATGATCCGGTTTCCAGGCCTCCGACTGAAATAGACCCTCGAGAAGTTTATCATTCGCTTTGCCCTCTGGCCCCTTTGTCGCCCATACCTCGCCCAGAAGACCCTTCGTCTGTCACAAATCAGCAAGAAAACGAAGCGGCCTATCGCCAGCTATTGGTGCAAGGCGTCTTGGCTGTTCTCCTACCAACCGAAGACCTTGAGAACGACTGCCTGACCTCCCTGGTCGGCCAAATCTTCTCCGAGCTCATCATTGGAAACGTTCTCGTCAATAGACTCTCGCAACCCTGGCTCATTTACGAATGTCTCATCGTTCTCACCAGAGTCCTTGCAAGGGGGGGATCGGATCCCATCGAAGAAGGGGTCACGGAGGCTTTGGCGGGCGGATCAACTCCCGCGGTCCCCAAGCTAGTTCGTCGCAGCTGGTCCATCCAGAGGGCGTTCTGGTCGCTCGTACAATGGTCTTTCATTGCTTTCACATCAATCCGCCTGCTCATCACCACTCTCGCCATGTCTTCATCCTTGCCCCCACGGTCGGACGGTGATGCGGCCGATAAACACGACATGACTTGTCAAAAGTCGGATTCGAAGACGCCAAATCCTGCCACTAGTTCAAACGAGGCGCGGCCAGTGCAGACAAAGACACCTATCGTCGCCTTGAAGCTGTGGACCTGCATATCAGACTGGATTGAAATGGACACTCGCATGCCTTGGTTAAGTGGAACGCTGTCGATGCTACAGCTCGGAGCAATGGAAGGCCCAGGCCGAGTTGCTGGTCTCAACGGACCCATGGACAGGTAG
- a CDS encoding mRNA processing protein: MEPALRRAASSVCGQCSSTLRRQLMANGSSRTAPRLASAHATRSLHSTVSRRSKANNVLTRQFSSTPKASQEVAAAKLAASETPTPKLRSDDLFHSFTNSPIPEIRRRAAFMRQHAYCPHPEHRATRVPTIAPHGEENQAQTGQLAPAHVDFECPDCGVPVYCSKEHWMDNYEAHLEICDTLREINEDDHDLRSGRAFPEFVMAEDQMPEAVVNMTNWDTFMYSREFEAVNDERSMRQVTKMLTYPVTIGSVLHELSPYSIKKGERLTNEGLKSLSALRYTLHPPLSGKGTAMKDLRPEAPPVRIFCLGARAESSLPRNVWLQLAHLFPESKIHLIFIGPESMANRDDEFPLPPRTPENPFGMVIEDRISHKMKISTIVDYYHTIHKTGYFAPYDPYFDCFCLFHPGLGHPASSHEWTETLPLLLETKLPIIATGYTQFDMERDIEWVRKTAAGEFDVLLEPGENLFRSLRWDMNDLDPQDVSCGNWGVWAFRGKRYETTKKDEE; encoded by the exons ATGGAGCCGGCATTGCGAAGAGCAGCATCCAGCGTCTGCGGACAATGTTCCTCGACACTGCGGAGGCAATTGATGGCCAATGGATCCTCAAGAACCGCCCCTCGGCTCGCATCAGCCCACGCGACCCGAAGCCTCCATTCCACCGTTTCGCGGAGATCCAAGGCGAACAACGTGCTTACAAGACAGTTCTCTTCAACGCCGAAAGCCTCGCAAGAAGTGGCGGCTGCCAAGCTCGCGGCCAGCGAAACCCCGACCCCCAAACTTCGATCGGATGATCTATTCCACTCCTTCACGAACTCGCCCATCCCGGAGATCCGCCGCCGTGCGGCTTTCATGAGACAGCATGCGTATTGCCCTCACCCAGAGCACCGCGCGACTCGAGTCCCCACTATTGCTCCTCACGGAGAGGAAAACCAGGCTCAAACAGGCCAGCTTGCGCCGGCGCACGTCGATTTCGAATGCCCCGACTGTGGAGTACCTGTTTACTGCAGCAAGGAACACTGGATGGACAATTACGAGGCTCATCTCGAGATCTGTGACACCTTGAGGGAGATCAACGAGGACGACCACGACCTTCGGTCCGGACGCGCCTTCCCCGAGTTCGTCATGGCGGAGGATCAGATGCCCGAGGCTGTCGTCAATATGACGAACTGGGATACCTTCATGTACAGCCGAGAGTTCGAGGCTGTGAATGACGAGCGCAGCATGCGCCAGGTCACGAAGATGCTCACATACCCTGTCACTATTGGTAGTGTCCTCCATGAGTTGAGCCCCTACAGCATtaagaagggggagagatTGACGAACGAGGGTTTGAAGAGTTTGAGTG CACTGCGATATACCCTCCACCCTCCCCTGTCCGGAAAGGGCACGGCGATGAAAGACCTTCGTCCTGAGGCCCCTCCTGTGCGAATATTCTGCCTAGGAGCCCGTGCCGAATCATCCTTGCCCAGAAATGTTTGGCTTCAGCTTGCGCACCTGTTCCCCGAGAGCAAGATTCATCTCATCTTCATTGGCCCCGAGAGCATGGCGAACCGCGATGACGAGTTCCCGTTGCCGCCGCGAACCCCCGAGAACCCCTTCGGCATGGTGATTGAGGACCGGATATCGCACAAGATGAAGATCAGCACCATCGTGGACTACTATCACACCATTCACAAGACTGGGTACTTTGCACCGTATGACCCGTACTTCGACTGTTTCTGCCTCTTCCACCCTGGTCTGGGCCACCCGGCAAGCAGCCATGAGTGGACAGAGACGCTCCCCTTGCTTCTGGAAACCAAActccccatcatcgccaCAGGTTACACGCAGTTCGACATGGAGAGAGATATCGAATGGGTCCGCAAGACGGCGGCTGGCGAGTTTGATGTGCTGCTGGAGCCTGGCGAGAATCTCTTCCGCAGCTTGAGGTGGGACATGAACGACCTGGATCCCCAGGACGTCAGCTGCGGAAACTGGGGAGTGTGGGCGTTCCGTGGAAAGAG ATACGAAACGACCAAGAAGGATGAGGAATAG
- a CDS encoding Pre-mRNA-splicing factor rse-1, producing the protein MATTSNMFLYSLTLQPPTNVTQAVLGQFSGTKEQNIVTASGSRLTLLRPDPSQGKVITVLSHDIFGIIRSMAAFRLAGSNKDYLILATDSGRITIIEYIPAQNRFQRLHLETFGKSGVRRVIPGEYLACDPKGRACLIASVEKNKLVYVLNRNSQAELTISSPLEAHKPGVLVLSMVALDVGYANPVFAALEIEYTEADQDPTGEAAREAETQLVYYELDLGLNHVVRKWSESVDPTASMLFQVPGGQDGPSGVLVCGEENITYRHSNQEAFRVPIPRRRGATEDPSRKRHAVSGVMHKLKGSAGAFFFLLQTEDGDLFKATLDMVEDTDGNPTGEVKRLKIKYFDTIPVSSSLCILKSGFLYAASQFGNHQFYQFEKLGDDDDELEFSSDDFPTDPKAGYDAVYFHPRPLENLALVESIDSMNPLLDCKVANLTGEDAPQIYTACGNGARSTFRMLKHGLEVNEIVASELPGIPSAVWTLKLNRGDQYDAYIVLSFTNGTLVLSIGETVEEVSDSGFLTSVPTLAAQLLGEDGLIQVHPKGIRHIRHGHVNEWAAPQHRSIVAATTNEHQVAVALSSGEIVYFEMDGDGSLAEYDEKKEMFGTVTCLSLGEVPEGRLRSSFLAVGCDDSTVRVLSLDPESTLESKSVQALTAPPSSLAIIAMDDSSSGGSTLYLHIGLHSGVYLRTVLDEITGELTDTRQKFLGPKPVRLFQVTVQGRTCVIGLSSRPWLGYSDPITRGFLVTPLNYVDLEWVWNFSSEQCEEGVVGIQGQSLRIFAIENLGDTITQKSIPLSYTPRRLLKHPEHPMFYTIEADNNTLPPDLRAKLIAEPGVVNGDARILPPDEFGYPKGKGRWASCISVIDPLSEEQRVLQTVDLDNNEAAVSAAIVSFASQDNESFLIVGTGKDMIVNPRQFSEGYIHVYRFSEDGHELEFIHKTKVEEPPSALLGFQGRLLAGIGQTLRIYDLGLRQMLRKAQADVAPQLIVSLSTQGSRIIVGDVQHGITYVVYKPTTNKLIPFVDDTISRWVTCTTMVDYESVVGGDKFGNIFLVRCPEKASQEADEESGGLHLLNTRDYLHGTPHRLSLLGHSYTQDVPTSITKTSLVVGGQDVLLWSGINGTIGVFIPFVTREDVDFFQNLEQHMRTEDAPLAGRDHLMYRSYYVPVKGVIDGDLCERYTLLPSEKKQMIAGELDRSVREIERKISDIRTRSAF; encoded by the exons ATGGCGACGACCTCGAACATGTTCCTGTACTCGCTGACCCTTCAGCCGCCTACCAACGTCACCCAGGCGGTGTTGGGTCAGTTCTCGGGAACGAAGGAGCAAAACATTGTGACGGCGTCGGGATCACGGTTGACACTGCTCCGCCCAGACCCGTCGCAAGGCAAGGTAATCACCGTGCTCTCACACGACATTTTCGGCATCATCCGATCCATGGCCGCGTTCCGGCTGGCTGGGAGCAACAAGG ACTACCTCATTCTCGCGACTGACTCTGGAAGGATCACCATCATCGAGTACATTCCCGCGCAGAATCGGTTCCAGCGTCTTCATTTGGAGACATTTGGCAAGTCTGGAGTGCGACGTGTCATCCCCGGGGAATATCTAGCTTGCGATCCTAAGGGCAGAGCGTGTTTGATTGCCTCGGTCGAGAAGAACAAACTTGTCTACGTTCTCAATCGCAACTCACAGGCCGAGCTCACAATCTCGTCGCCTCTGGAAGCACACAAGCCCGGCGTTCTGGTGCTGTCCATGGTCGCTCTGGATGTCGGCTACGCGAACCCGGTCTTTGCCGCGCTCGAAATCGAGTACACAGAAGCAGACCAAGATCCCACAGGGGAGGCGGCTCGAGAAGCGGAGACTCAGCTTGTGTACTACGAGTTGGACCTTGGACTGAACCACGTCGTCCGGAAATGGTCCGAATCCGTCGACCCCACGGCGTCGATGCTCTTCCAGGTGCCAGGTGGTCAAGACGGTCCTAGTGGCGTCTTGGTCTGCGGAGAGGAAAACATCACATACAGGCATTCGAACCAAGAAGCCTTCCGCGTACCAATCCCGCGTAGACGTGGTGCAACGGAAGACCCTTCGAGAAAACGTCACGCTGTCTCCGGTGTGATGCACAAGCTCAAAGGCAGTGCCGGcgcctttttctttctcctgCAGACCGAAGACGGCGATCTCTTCAAGGCCACCCTCGACATGGTTGAGGACACCGACGGGAATCCCACCGGCGAAGTCAAGAGGCTCAAGATAAAGTACTTCGATACCATTCCGGTCTCATCGAGCTTGTGCATTCTCAAGAGTGGTTTCCTGTATGCTGCTAGTCAGTTCGGCAACCACCAATTCTACCAGTTCGAGAAGCTTggggacgacgatgacgagctgGAGTTCTCGAGCGACGACTTCCCTACGGATCCCAAGGCTGGATATGATGCTGTTTACTTTCACCCGAGACCCTTGGAGAACCTTGCCCTCGTTGAGAGCATTGACTCCATGAACCCTCTGCTCGACTGCAAGGTTGCAAACCTTACCGGCGAGGACGCACCTCAAATCTACACTGCCTGCGGCAACGGTGCTCGCAGCACGTTCAGGATGTTGAAGCATGGCTTGGAAGTCAATGAGATTGTCGCTTCAGAGCTACCCGGTATCCCCTCAGCCGTGTGGACACTGAAGTTGAACCGCGGCGACCAGTACGACGCCTACATTGTCCTGTCTTTCACAAACGGAACTCTCGTCCTAAGCATTGGCGAGACTGTCGAGGAAGTCAGTGACTCCGGCTTCCTGACGTCTGTGCCTACTCTGGCGGCACAGCTGCTCGGTGAAGATGGCCTCATTCAGGTTCATCCCAAGGGCATTCGTCACATTCGACACGGCCATGTCAACGAGTGGGCAGCGCCACAGCATCGGTCCATCGTCGCTGCTACGACAAATGAGCACCAGGTTGCTGTCGCCCTCAGCTCGGGTGAGATCGTCTACTTCGAAATGGACGGCGATGGATCTTTAGCTGAGTATGACGAGAAAAAAGAGATGTTCGGAACCGTTACCTGTCTGAGCTTGGGCGAAGTTCCGGAAGGACGCCTGCGAAGCTCTTTTTTGGCCGTTGGTTGCGATGACAGCACCGTGCGCGTGCTGTCGCTGGACCCTGAGTCGACGCTCGAGAGCAAGTCAGTGCAAGCTTTGACTGCTCCTCCGTCGTCCTTGGCAATCATTGCCATGGACGACTCCTCATCTGGCGGATCAACTCTATATCTTCATATCGGCCTCCACTCTGGTGTCTACCTTCGTACAGTGTTAGACGAAATCACCGGAGAACTGACGGACACGAGACAAAAGTTCCTGGGTCCCAAGCCGGTGCGGTTGTTCCAAGTTACTGTCCAAGGAAGGACTTGTGTTATAGGGTTGAGCTCACGTCCGTGGCTTGGATACTCCGACCCCATCACCCGAGGCTTCTTGGTTACGCCCTTGAACTACGTTGACCTTGAATGGGTCTGGAACTTCAGCAGTGAGCAGTGCGAAGAAGGTGTTGTTGGCATCCAAGGCCAATCGTTGAG GATTTTTGCAATTGAGAACCTCGGAGATACTATTACACAAAAGTCGATACCCCTTAGCTACACTCCGAGACGTCTTCTCAAGCACCCCGAGCACCCCATGTTTTACACTATCGAGGCAGACAACAACACGCTGCCGCCTGATCTTCGTGCCAAGCTCATCGCAGAGCCCGGTGTCGTAAATGGCGACGCCCGGATCCTCCCACCTGATGAGTTTGGATAccccaagggcaagggccGATGGGCTTCATGTATCAGTGTCATCGATCCGTTATCTGAGGAGCAACGGGTTTTGCAAACCGTTGACCTCGACAACAACGAAGCAGCCGTCAGTGCTGCGATAGTATCTTTTGCTAGCCAGGACAATGAAAGTTTCCTGATTGTCGGCACAGGCAAGGACATGATTGTCAATCCCCGCCAGTTCTCCGAGGGTTACATCCACGTCTACCGTTTCAGCGAAGATGGCCACGAGCTGGAATTTATTCACAAGaccaaggtcgaggagcccCCATCTGCACTTCTGGGTTTCCAAGGAAGGCTGCTTGCCGGTATCGGCCAGACCCTGAGGATATACGACCTAGGCCTGAGGCAGATGCTCAGAAAGGCCCAAGCCGACGTAGCACCGCAGCTGATTGTGTCGCTGAGCACACAAGGAAGTCGTATCATTGTTGGTGACGTCCAGCACGGAATCACCTACGTTGTTTACAAGCCCACCACCAACAAGCTTATTCCCTTCGTCGACGATACCATCTCCAGATGGGTCACGTGCACGACCATGGTGGACTACGAATCGGTTGTTGGAGGCGACAAGTTTGGCAACATATTTCTCGTCCGCTGTCCGGAGAAGGCGAGCCAGGAAGCCGATGAAGAGTCGGGCGGTCTGCACCTTCTTAACACGAGGGACTACCTCCATGGCACCCCCCACCGCCTCAGCCTCCTCGGCCATTCATACACCCAGGACGTGCCGACCAGCATTACAAAGACGAGTCTGGTCGTCGGTGGCCAGGATGTGCTTCTCTGGAGCGGCATCAACGGCACCATCGGTGTCTTCATCCCCTTTGTCACGCGCGAGGACGTCGACTTTTTCCAGAACCTCGAGCAGCACATGCGCACCGAGGACGCGCCGCTCGCCGGCAGGGATCACCTCATGTACCGCAGCTACTACGTCCCCGTTAAGGGCGTCATCGACGGTGACCTGTGCGAGAGGTACACTCTTCTGCCTAGTGAAAAGAAGCAGATGATCGCTGGTGAGCTGGACCGCTCGGTGCGGGAGATTGAGAGGAAGATCTCAGACATCCGTACGCGGTCCGCCTTTTAA
- a CDS encoding Thiamine biosynthetic bifunctional enzyme translates to MKIDRNPTAAGDEACCTCAKLLATVPRHSTATEKPLPDDRRLECCSRVICGNCIHNNPRFASYCPYCQTSSAPSVLPPSLRDPPSYTSYPPTHHLSSGAPAAAPPPYTPNTAADVPPDEKSGGSSASSSSAAGTPPEDTLHFLDHEHDTVASLSLRYGVPAAVLRRANNITSDHLLHGRRTVLVPGEYYTAGVSLSPRPVEGEEEELRKSRIRRFMTGCKVSDYDVAVLYLEQVGYDVAAALEAYSDDEAWERDHPVQEGGRRAKAPPQNRGPFWRGSA, encoded by the exons ATGAAAATCGATCGCAACCCGACAgccgcgggcgacgaggctTGCTGCACCTGCGCGAAGCTCCTTGCCACCGTCCCCCGGCACAGCACCGCCACCGAGAAGCCACTCCCGGACGACAGGCGACTCGAGTGCTGCTCTCGTGTAATCTGCGGAAACTGCATCCAT AACAACCCCCGCTTCGCATCCTACTGCCCATACTGTCaaacctcgtcggcgccctcggtGCTGCCCCCGAGCCTCAGGGACCCGCCGTCGTACACCTCCTACCCGCCGACCCACCACCTCTCTTCCGgcgccccggccgccgcgccgccgccataTACGcccaacaccgccgccgacgtgccCCCCGACGAaaagagcggcggcagcagcgcctcgtcgtcctcggcagcgGGCACCCCGCCTGAAGATACCCTCCACTTCCTCGATCACGAGCACGACACCGTCGCCTCACTGTCTCTCCGTTACGGcgtgcccgccgccgtcctccgccgcGCCAACAACATCACCAGCGATCACCTCCTCCATGGCCGCCGGACGGTGCTGGTCCCCGGCGAGTACTACACCGCCGGCGTTAGCCTTTCGCCGCGgccggtcgagggcgaggaggaggagctgcgcAAGAGCCGCATCCGCCGCTTCATGACGGGGTGCAAGGTTTCTGACTACGACGTTGCCGTGTTGTACCTCGAGCAGGTCGGCtacgacgtcgccgccgcgttGGAGGCCtactcggacgacgaggcctGGGAGAGGGACCATCCCGTGCAAgagggcgggaggagggccaAAGCTCCTCCGCAAAACCGTGGGCCGTTTTGGAGGGGATCAGCGTGA
- a CDS encoding BZIP transcription factor codes for MADKMSIDNKDPVKEDTPETTGSSPEADHAAAAANGTSSNSNGGTENQQPKRKGGRKPIYATSEERKQRNRQAQAAFRERRTEYIKQLEEAIRVHESNLHNLQAAHRTAADECLMLRYKNSLLERILLEKGIDVQAELRAKTGSPNLGPTHAPQNMVQPPPIQRAILNRHHQSRRSNSSIAPKLEPGISTLPPPIHAAHSAASPKGRPTPSSHSNSPTNTANAYGSQAALSPAASDHGPLRAGMAPSMKSQLSPMGPMNPAARAHMMSGGPPRVGNNGSYYPTPGFQNHIEQLEQEYDAPADMIEDSEIDTPSGPGPYPNGFSGDTQQQMMASPNSVGPGQQHMTSQGESAQTPHTTQGAYPSMTQLLDTGIDWDPFGLSASMAFPSQFSFDTSNMR; via the exons ATGGCAGATAAGATGTCCATCGACAACAAAGATCCCGTCAAGGAGGACACTCCCGAGACCACGGGCTCCAGTCCCGAGGCcgaccacgccgccgccgccgccaacggcacctCGAGCAATTCCAATGGTGGCACCGAGAACCAGCAGCCCAAGCGAAAGGGCGGCCGCAAGCCC ATCTACGCCACCTCTGAAGAGCGTAAGCAGCGCAACCGCCAGGCTCAGGCCGCTTTTCGCGAGCGTCGCACCGAGTACATCaagcagctcgaggaggccatccgCGTGCACGAGTCCAACCTGCACAACCTCCAGGCCGCTCATCGGACTGCTGCCGATGAGTGTCTGATGTTGCGCTACAAGAACTCCCTTCTAGAGCGCATCCTCTTGGAGAAGG GCATCGATGTCCAGGCTGAGCTCCGAGCCAAAACTGGCAGTCCAAACTTGGGACCGACCCATGCTCCTCAGAACATGGTCCAACCACCACCCATTCAGCGTGCCATTTTGAACCGACATCACCAGTCTCGACGGTCCAACTCGAGCATTGCCCCGAAGCTCGAGCCCGGCATCAGCACCCTGCCTCCGCCAATACATGCGGCTCACTCGGCCGCGTCGCCCAAGGGTCGGCCTACGCCATCGTCGCACTCCAATTCCCCGACGAACACGGCAAACGCATATGGCAGTCAGGCAGCGctgtcgccggcggcctctgACCATGGTCCGCTTCGCGCAGGCATGGCGCCCTCTATGAAGTCCCAGCTTAGTCCTATGGGCCCCATGAATCCGGCCGCCCGAGCTCACATGATGTCCGGTGGTCCTCCCAGGGTCGGCAACAACGGTTCATATTATCCGACACCGGGCTTCCAGAACCACATTGAGCAGCTAG AACAAGAATATGACGCTCCTGCAGATATGATTGAGGATTCCGAGATCGACACCCCGAGTGGTCCCGGTCCATATCCCAACGGCTTCTCAGGCGACACGCAGCAACAGATGATGGCTTCTCCAAATTCTGTTGGCCCGGGTCAGCAACACATGACCTCTCAGGGCGAGTCTGCGCAGACCCCTCACACGACCCAGGGTGCATACCCTTCCATGACACAGCTCTTGGATACTGGCATTGATTGGGATCCTTTTGGGCTGAGCGCCAGCATGGCCTTCCCGTCACAATTCTCCTTCGACACGAGCAATATGCGATAA